A genomic segment from Salvelinus alpinus chromosome 8, SLU_Salpinus.1, whole genome shotgun sequence encodes:
- the LOC139583534 gene encoding sonic hedgehog protein-like → MDEMLLLTRIVLVGFICLSLVSSGMGCGPGRGYGRRRHPKKLTPLAYKQFIPNVAEKTLGASGRYEGKITRNSERFKELTPNYNTDIIFKDEENTGADRLMTQRCKDKLNSLAISVMNQWPGVKLRVTEGWDEDGHHFEESLHYEGRAVDITTSDRDKSKYGTLSRLAVEAGFDWVYYESKAHIHCSVKAENSVAAKSGGCFPSTASVTLKDGSRKAVKNLRVGDKVLGANSDGDLAYSDFIMFMDQDSSTRRVFYVIETKEPAQKITLTAAHLLFAVNNSTDDLHSMTAVFASEVKPGQKVVVFDDLHNQLKSVTVGRIYMEEHEGSFAPVTVQGTIVVDQVLASCYAVIEDHNLAHWAFAPVRLSYWLSSLLSPKDYSIPNATLHEDGVHWYSKILYQLGTWLLDSHALHPLGMSINSS, encoded by the exons ATGGACGAAATGCTGCTGTTGACGAGAATCGTTCTGGTCGGGTTCATCTGCTTGTCCTTGGTGTCCTCTGGTATGGGCTGTGGACCGGGCAGGGGCTACGGTAGGAGAAGACATCCGAAGAAGCTGACACCTCTTGCGTACAAACAGTTCATCCCAAACGTCGCGGAGAAGACCCTAGGAGCCAGTGGCAGATACGAAGGCAAGATCACGCGGAACTCCGAGCGATTTAAAGAACTGACTCCCAATTACAATACTGACATTATCTTTAAGGATGAAGAGAACACCGGTGCGGACCGGCTCATGACTCAG AGATGTAAAGACAAGCTGAACTCTCTGGCGATCTCTGTCATGAACCAGTGGCCAGGGGTGAAGCTCCGCGTCACCGAGGGCTGGGACGAGGATGGGCACCATTTCGAAGAGTCGCTACACTACGAGGGAAGGGCAGTGGATATCACGACCTCCGATCGAGACAAGAGCAAATACGGCACGCTGTCCAGACTAGCAGTGGAGGCTGGGTTCGACTGGGTCTACTACGAGTCCAAGGCCCACATCCACTGTTCTGTCAAAGCAG AAAACTCAGTTGCTGCCAAATCTGGCGGCTGCTTCCCAAGCACCGCTTCGGTGACTCTCAAAGATGGAAGCAGGAAGGCAGTGAAAAACCTCAGAGTTGGCGACAAAGTGCTAGGTGCCAACAGTGATGGGGACCTCGCATACAGCGACTTCATCATGTTCATGGACCAGGACTCGTCAACTAGACGAGTATTTTATGTGATAGAGACTAAAGAACCGGCTCAGAAAATTACCCTGACTGCTGCACATCTCCTCTTCGCGGTCAACAActcaacggatgatctccacagcATGACAGCAGTATTTGCGAGCGAAGTCAAACCTGGACAAAAGGTGGTTGTCTTTGATGATTTGCATAACCAACTGAAGTCGGTCACCGTGGGACGGATTTACATGGAGGAGCACGAGGGGTCCTTTGCGCCCGTGACTGTTCAAGGAACCATCGTTGTTGATCAGGTGCTTGCGTCATGTTACGCGGTAATTGAAGACCACAATCTAGCGCACTGGGCGTTTGCACCTGTCAGACTGAGCTACTGGCTGTCCTCGTTGCTATCCCCGAAAGACTACTCCATTCCCAACGCCACCTTACATGAGGACGGAGTGCACTGGTACTCCAAAATTCTATATCAATTAGGAACGTGGCTCTTGGATAGCCACGCGCTTCACCCACTGGGGATGTCAATAAACTCAAGTTGA